GCCAGCCGCGGGATGATGAGCACCATCGAGCCGATGAGCACAACGATGCCGATGATGCTGTAGGCCGGGTGCCGGATGACGGCCCGCACCCACGGAATTTCGTGGTGGTTGGAGTCGGTTTTGGGCGAAAGGGCCGCGCCACCCTCGCCGCTCACTTGGTTAAAGGCATCATCGGCGTCGATATCATCCGGCGCCTCGGCCTTTTCGCCTTTCATTTTCCGGCTGAGCAGCAGATAGATGACCGGCAGCCCCAGCCAGGCTACAAAAAACGAGCATAACAGTGCCACCACCATGGTAGTGGCCAGCACCTTGAAATAGGCCCCGGCCACCCCGCCCAGCAGCGCAAAGGGCAGGAAAATCACAATGGTGCTCAAACTCGACCCAATTAGCGCGGGCAGCAGGTGCCCCACCGAGCGGCGCACCACTTCGCCCGCCGACTCATACGGATGGTCTTCGCGCACCCGGTGGAGCTGCTCCACCATCACCACGGCGTCGTCAATCATCAGGCCGATGGCGGCGGCGATGGCGCCCAGCGTCATGATGTTGAACGAATAGCCCAGCACGAAATACAGCACGGCCACCGTGAGGGCCAGCGCCACCGGAATGGCGCCCAGAATGGTGAGCGTGGCCTTCACCGAGCGCAGAAACAGCGCCGTGACCACCAGGGCCAGGGCCAGGCCAATCCACAGCGCATCCTGCACGGAGCGCACCACCTCGGCCACAAAATCGGCCTGGTCGTAGTAAGGGGCCAGCTTAACGCCGCTCGGCAGGCCCGCCCGCAGGGCCGCTACCTTGGCCCTCACCCCATCCGACACCAGCACCACGTTGGCATCGGGCTGGCGCAGGATGGAAATCAGTACCGCGTCGGATCCGTTGGCGTTGATGCGGATGTACTCCTGCTGCTCGCCCAGGTTCACGGTGGCCACGTCGGTGAGGCGCACGATGCGGCGGCCGTCGTTGCGCAGCACAATGTTTTCCAGGTCTTCTTTCTGCAGGATGGTGGCATCCGTCACGGTCAGGTACAGGCGGCGGTAGTCGCTGAGGTAGCCGTTGCTCTGCACGAAATTGGTGGCGGTGAGGGCCTTCGTAATTTCGTCGGGGCCCAGGCCGAGGGCCGCCATCTGGTCGGGCAGCAGCTGCACCTGGTATTCTTTGGTGCGCCCACCCTGAATCTGCACCGACGACACCCCATCGACCTGCGACAAAAACGGCTTGATGGTGTACAGCGCGAGCTTGCGCAGCTCCAGCGCCGACTTGCCCGGGGCTTCCAGGGTGTAACCCATCACCGGCAGAATGGCCGGGTTCATGCGCTCGACGGTGATTTGCACCGTGGGCGGCAGGTCGGCCCGAATCTGGTTCAGGCGCGATTCAATCAGCGTTTGGCTGGTGGCCACATTGGCGCTCCAGTCAAGGTAGGCCGAGATTTCGCAGCTGCCCCGACTGGTGGTCGAGCGCAGCAGCTTCAGGCCCGGCACCCGCTTCATGGCGTCTTCCATGGGCTTGGTCACGGTCACCATCATGCGGTCGACGGGTTGCAGCCCGTTTTCGGCAATGACCTTCACCTTCGGAAACGTGACTTCCGGAAACAAAGCCACGTTGATGCGGCGGTACGCCACCGTTCCCAAGGCCAGGGCCAGCACCAGCAGCACCGTTATCGGCGCTTTGTAAGCTTGAAAAGGGGAGGTGCGGGGCATAAAGGGTATTGCTTTAGTAGTGCGGCATGCGGAGAATCTAGCTCGCGCCGTCTGTCATGCAGAGCGCAGCGAACCGGAGGTCGGCGTAGCCAAGCATCTTCTCACGCTCTAACGATTGGTTCTGACCTGATAAGATGCTTGGCTACGCCGACCTCCGGTTCGCTGCGCTCTGCATGACAGGAGGCGCGAGCTTCTTCAGTTTCGCTCGGCATTCCGTTATAACATCACAATTATTCACCGTGTCACCTTTACCGCTGCAGTATCGCCTAGCCCAAAATTTCCGCTCAGCAAAATCTTGTCTTTTGCCGAAAAGCTGGGGGCTTTGATTTCAATATTGTCCTTGTCCTGCGTGCCAACAGTCACGGGGACTTTCACGGCGGTGGTGTCGTTGAGCAAGCGCATCACCCAAAACTGGGTTTGGGTTTCGTCGGTGAGCACGGCGGTGCGCGGCAGCGTGCTGGCCCGGCGTGGTTCGGTGCGGTTTAGCTCAATTTGCACGGCCAGGTTTTCGGGGAGCTCCGGGATGGGGCCGATGGGCCGCACGGTGTAGCGCTGGGTTTGGGTGCTTACGTCGGCGGTGGGCAGCACTTCAGCCACGCGGCCGGGCAGCGCCCGGCCATCGGGCAGCAGGATGCGGCAGGCCTGGCCGGGGTGCACAAAGCGCAGCTGCGTCACGGGCACGTCGAGGATGAAGCCGAAGCGGCTTTTGTCGTAGGTCACGCCCAGCTGCTCGCCGTCCTGCACATAGTCACCCGGCAGCTTGTCTACGGAAGCCAGCACGCCGTTGCGGGCCGTTTTTATCTGAATGATGCCACTGAACTTGAGCCGCGGGTCACCGGTGAGCTTGTCCAGGTGCAGCACTTTCGACTCCTTGGTTTGGATGGTGAACACCGTTTGGCCGGCGCGCACCTGCTGGCCCACCACCGGCGCCGGGGGCAGCACGTAGCCGGTGGTGGTGGCCCGCAGCGCATCCTTGGCCGGAAACGCCGACACCGCGTTGAGGCGCAGCACGTCCGTGAGCGTATCGGTTTGCACCGTGCCCACCGTCACCAGGGCGCGGGGTTTTACCGCTTCTTCCTCGCCATTAGCATCCTCGCCCGCTGCCGGGTCTTGGGCTCCACAAGCCACCAGGGCGGGCAGGAGGAGAAATAAAGGCAGCCGGTGAAAATTCATAAAATTAAAAAGTATGGGGTTGGTGACCTTTCAGTTGAGCTAAATAGGAGGAGCCTAACGATGGCAGCTGGTGAATAGTTAGCTCAACTTAAGGTTCACGGTGCATCGGTCTTACTCAGCCAGATAGTCTAACGCAAAACGGCTGCGCAGTCGGTCAATTTCGGCCTGGGTGAGGCTGAACTGCAGGGTGCGGTAGCTGGTCACCAGGTTGAGGTAATCGAGAATGGCCACATCGCCGGTGGCCAGCTGCTGGCGGGCGGCCCCCACCAGCGCCTCGGCCACGCGCACCTGCTCCCGAATGCGCGCCAGCAGCGCATCCGAATCCCGAATCAGGCCTTCGAGCTGGTCGTATTGCTGCCGCCGCTGCACCGTGAGAAACTGCCGGTAGCCGCGCCGCGACTGCTCGCTCAGCTCCAGGCGCTGGTATTGGAGTTGGCGCTGGTGGCCGTCGTATATCGGCACCGCCAGCTGCAGCCCGCCCCCAAAGCCCACGCTGTGCGCCAAGGCCATGGGCAGGTACGACGAGGATTGCAAGCCCGCGTCGAGCACGGCATTCACCTTGGGCCGGTAGGCGGCGTCCACGGCTTGGCGGTCGAGCAGCAGGCGCAGGCTGTCGAGCGTATACTGGCGCTGGCTCGGCGCCGTGAGGCCGGCCAGGGGGCGGTGCGAGGGTGGGGAAGGAGTCTCCAGCGCCACCAGGGCCGTGTCGGCCACGCCCGCCAGAAAGCGCAGCGTGCCCAGCTCGCGGCGGTAGGCCAGCCGGTCCTGCTCCACGGTCACTTCCTGGGTGCGCACCGAGAGGTAAAAGGTCAGGTATTGGGTTTGCTTGAAAATGCCGGCGTCGACCAGCTTGCGCAGCTGGGCATCCTGCTGGCGCAGCTGGCCCAGCAGCGAGCGGCTGAAGGTGAGCTGCCTTTCGGCGGCGTAGGCCGTCAGAAACTGGTCGGTAATGCTGCGGCGCAGGTCCAGGGCCGTGAGGCGGCCGGTGTTGCGCAGCACCTGGCCCTGGCTGGCCAGGATGCGGTAGTCGTTTTGGAGCTGAAACCGGTTCAGGATGGGCTTGGTGGCCTGGGCCAGGGCCGCGTAGTTGCCGCCGTTGGTCACGGCGTTGTCGTAGCCCAGCACGCTTTCGCCTTTGCTGTTCGTGACCGACGGATAGTACAGCGCCGAGCCAATGCCACCAATCTGCACGCCATTTTGCCGAGCCCGCACCAGGCTATCGAGGCTGTTCTGGCGCACCTGGTTGGCGGTAGCGCGCAGCAGGGGGCTGTTTTGGCGGGCTATACCTAGGAAGTCATCGAGCCGGCGCGGGCTGGCCGGGGCGGGCGCCACAGCGGGCTGCGGGGTCAGGGTGGCGCGTCCTGGTACCTGGGCACCTGCCCCACCCGCCAGCAGCCACAGGCTGCCGAGCGCCAGTCCGCGTTGCGCCCAGCGCTCTCCTCTACTCAAGAACCAAATACAGAAATACACAACCGGCATTAGCGCAAAACTGTAATTCGAAAGATGAAGAAAGCCGGAATAGGTAAACGTTTGCTGCCGCATACGCAAACCCCGGCCTTCACAGCCGAAAGCCACTACAGGAGCTGAATTATCAGCCGCACTTTCCGTGCCGGGCACCCACTTATTCTACGTCGCTGGCCTATTCTTCAGTCGCTGGAGCCGCGTTTGCCCGTATGATTTGCCCAAAAAACACGCTGTTCAAAAAGAGCTTGTTCGTTCCGTACCAAAACGCCCGGAAGTTCGGGTTGTCGACCAGCGAAATGATGCGGCCGGCGCCCACGTCGGCCACGTCGGCGGCGGCTGTGCTGCGCAGTTTTAGCTCGTTGGGCTTGGAGATAAACCCGCTGGCCAGGGGCTTGGCCGTGTACATGAGCGGGTTGGCATACGGGCTGGCCGAGCGCTCCATAAACACCGTGTGGTCGCGAAAGAGGTACACATCGGGGCTGTCGTAGCCGTAGCCCAGCGGGTGCGTCAGGTCGAGGCGGGCGTGGAAAATAGCGCCGGTGATTTCCTGGGCGCTGGCGGTGTTGCGCATGCCCACGTAGGGGCGCTGCGGCAGGGCGCCGGTGCGCGGGGCGGCGGGCGGCACCGCGCCGGCCCGGTCTCTGGCGCCGGGCGCGGTAGCCAGAGCGGGAGTGGCCGGCGCAGTTGGGCTGGGCGCGGCCGGGCCAGACGCCGTTTCCGGGGCTGTGGGCGTGGGGCCACTGGCCTTGAACTTGGTCGCCGACAGGCCGTTATTTGCCAGCCATTTGGCTCCCTTGCCCATGGCCAGCAGCGTGTTGCCGCGCTGCACCCAGGCCCGCAGCTTTTCGCGCGCCGCCACGGGGATGCCATTGTACGTACCATCCGAGGCCACGATGACGGTGTAGCGGTCCAGGTTCACCCGGTCCAGGCTTTCGGGGGCCACCAGGCTCGGCGTCATGCCGAAACGCTGGTCGAGCAGGTGCCAGGCCTCGCCTACGTCCGTGGGGCTTACGCCGGGCCCGGCCAGCAGCATGATTTCGGGCTTTTTCAGGGTCACAAAGTTCACGCTGCCTAGCTTCAGGCCCTGGGCAGAAAGGCCGGTGGTAATGCCCACTACCTCAAGGCCATTGGCCGCGGCCACTTGCTGCATAAGAGCAAATACCGTGTCTGCGGGCACGGTTTGCACGCCCACCGGCACCATGATGGTGCCGTAGTCCATCTTCCGCTCGCCAATGGAGAAGGGCTCGGTGGCCACTTTCACCACCAGCTTGCGCGCCAGCAGCGTGTTGAGCGCCCGCGGTGCGTAATAGCCGTGCCAGCTGAAGGCGTAGGCATAAGCGGTTTTGTCCCCGGTTACTTTGCCCACCGGAAAGCTTACGCTGTCGAGGCGCTGGCCGAGCAAGCCGCCTTTGGGGAGCTTGGTCACCGAGGCCATGTCGAGGCCGAAGGCGCGGGGCAGTGTCCAGGCCGAGATGTCGTAGAAGATGCTGTCTTTAAACGTGCTACGCTCCTCAAACATGGCCTGAATCAGCCGGAACTGGGGCTGGTCGGTGGGCACCACGTACGTATCGGCGGGGTTGAAGGTGCGGCCGTTGAGCTGAAGGGTACTTTTGGGCCGGTACACCGCAATCTGGTGCTGGCGGATGATGCGGGCCAGCTCGTAGGAGCGGGCCGGGTCTTGCTCGGCGCCAAACACATAGGCGCGCACGCCCTGGCCGCTGGCTTCCTTGGCGGCTTTTTGGTAGAAGTCGCGCTGGTAGTTCAGCAGGTCGACCCGCAGCGCCTGCATGGCTTCGATGGACGACAGGGTAGTAGTGACCTGGTTGCGGATGGTGAAGGGAAAACGCACGACGCCATTGGCGCCTTCCTGGGCATGGCCGCGCGAGCTGGCCTGCTCAAAGAGGATGCCCACCGCGCCGTTCACGTCGGGGTACGTCGAGCCCTTGCCGTAGTAGAAGTCGTCGTAGTTCTCCTCCGTGAAATAGAGCGAGCCAATCTTGTCCAACGCCTTCGCGTGGAAGGCGCCGATTTTCTGGGTTAGCTCAAAGTTGCGGTCGGGCGTGAGGGGGTGCTTGCGCGAGACCACACCGGGCTGGAAAAAGAACGTGGAATTGGTGCCCATTTCATGGTGGTCGGTGAGTAGGTTGGGCTTCCATTCGTGGAATTGCTTGAGGCGGCCGCGCGACTCCGGGTGCTGCAGCGGCAGCCAGTCGCGGTTCAAATCAAACCAGTAGTGGTTGAAGCGGCCGCCGGGCCAGGCTTCGTTCTGCTCCACGTTGGCCGGGTCGGTGACCAGGTTTTTGCTGCGGCGCGAATTCACCCAGCTCGAGAAGCGCGTCATGCCGTCGGGGTTGATGCTGGGGTCGACCAGCACCACGGTGTTGCGCAGCACCTCGTCGATGGCCGGGCCCTGCGCCGCGGCCAGGTAATACACCGCCAGCAGCGAGGCGTTGGTGCCGCTGGGCTCGTTGCCGTGCACGCTGTAGCCCATCCAGAGCACGGCCGGCATCTTGCTCACGTCCAGCTTGCCCGACTCGGCGGGGTCGGTCAGCTTGTGGTGGTCGGCTTTGATTTGGGCGATGTTGCGCTGGTTTTCCGGCGAGGTAATGGTGAGCAGGAGCAGGGGCCGGTTTTCGTGGGTGCGGGCATATTCCGTGATGGTCACCCGGTCGGAGGCCGCGTCCACGGCCCGCATGTACATCAGCAGCTGGTCGTGGCTCGCGTGCCATTCGCCCACCTCGTAGCCCAGCACCGCGGCCGGCGTTGGGATGGCCGGGTTGTAGGTCACGTTCTGGGGCAGGTAGTAGGCGAGGTTGGATTTGGTTTGGGCCTGCGCCCCAACCGTTATCAGCGCCGCCAGCAGCAAAGCGTAGTATTTTCTCATATATAATGGTGGAAGAGAAGTGTTGAAGGAAAAATCAGGCCTCGATGAAGCAACTAATGGATTGCTTTTTATTGGCACCCGCAACTTACCACAACACTAGCTTAAAAGCATATGCGGGAAGCTGTAGCAGGGCTGCTCAAGCAAGGGCAGCTGCTTCCCTGTGGCGACCCAGTCGGCGGGAAAAAGCCTTTAAAACAAGTCTGTAGCCCAAAAATTCATCCTAATAAGCGCTGCAAAGCAGCAGCACAATTATGAAGAAATGAGGAAGAGCTTTATTCTGGGCGCATGCCCCGGTCAGAATGGCTTGCAGATAAAGCCCGTTCTTTGCTGACAAACGCAAAGTTGCCACGCTTTATGTGCCATGGCGGGCCGTAGGTAATTGAAATGTGACATGCCTAATGCGCTCAAAACAGCCCGCCACGCAGCTTTGCACCCGGATTGTCGTATACTCCCTGCTGCCCGGCTTATTCCGCGGTTCGGCCCCGTTATTCAGTACTCTTATTCTATGTCAATGCGCACCCTTGGGGCGATGGGCGCGGCCTGCCTCATGCTGGCACTAAGCCTGCCCGGCCGGGCTCAGCAGTCCCGCAACAACGACGGCTTCCTGCGCCGAAACGGCCAGATGGAAGTGGTCCGAAACGGCCAGCCCCGGCCCATGACCCGTGATGCCCACCTGCCTACCGGCGCTGTGATTACCAAAGACGGCTTCATCGTGAGCCCCGACGGCCAGCGCACCGAGCTGCGCGACGGCCAGGGCTGCGACCTGCGGGGCCGCCCCGTAAAAGTGCTCACCACGGCCAGCGGAACCTTGGCGCTGGGGGCTCCTGTGCGGGAGGCCGCACCCCAGGCCACCCCCGAAGAACCACCCACCCGGTCCGTACTGCAAGCAATTTTCGGCGAAAGGGCCGATGATGAGGACAACGACGAGGACGAAGGCAAGGGCAAATACAAAGTGAAGAAAGCGAAAAAGCACCACGGCAAAGGCAAGGGCAAAGGCCACGGCCGCTGGAAAGGCGAGGACGATTAGCAACCCGGTTCGTATCTGCCACCAAACCCCGGCGCCCTGGCACATCAGAGGCGCCCAAAGTCCGGAAACCAGCCCAAGCTCTTAGCGCCCGGTTTCTTTAGTTAATCATGTATGCTTTACCGTTGCCTTTCTGCTCCTTTTTCTGACCCTGCTCGCCAGCGCCTTTTCGATGCGGCGGCCGGAGCCCTGCAGGCAGAAAGCGCCGGTCCCGATTCGCTGTTGTTGGGCAACCTAGCCGTGGCTAATGCCGAAAGTGGCCCGCTCGACGCGGTGGTGATGCGGCCCCACGGCATTACGCTGCTGGTATTTGTGCCCCGGGGCGGGCGGCTTAGCATTCCGGCGCTCGGGTATGGCTCGTGGCTGCTCGATGGCGCACCGCTGGCTTGTGGTGGCGAGTTTGACAACCCGTTTGAGCAGTTCATTCAGCAACGCATGGCGCTGGAAACATGGCTGAGTTCGCGCCTGAGCCCCGAGCAGGCCAACCTGCGCTTTATCAGC
This region of Hymenobacter sedentarius genomic DNA includes:
- a CDS encoding M14 family metallopeptidase encodes the protein MRKYYALLLAALITVGAQAQTKSNLAYYLPQNVTYNPAIPTPAAVLGYEVGEWHASHDQLLMYMRAVDAASDRVTITEYARTHENRPLLLLTITSPENQRNIAQIKADHHKLTDPAESGKLDVSKMPAVLWMGYSVHGNEPSGTNASLLAVYYLAAAQGPAIDEVLRNTVVLVDPSINPDGMTRFSSWVNSRRSKNLVTDPANVEQNEAWPGGRFNHYWFDLNRDWLPLQHPESRGRLKQFHEWKPNLLTDHHEMGTNSTFFFQPGVVSRKHPLTPDRNFELTQKIGAFHAKALDKIGSLYFTEENYDDFYYGKGSTYPDVNGAVGILFEQASSRGHAQEGANGVVRFPFTIRNQVTTTLSSIEAMQALRVDLLNYQRDFYQKAAKEASGQGVRAYVFGAEQDPARSYELARIIRQHQIAVYRPKSTLQLNGRTFNPADTYVVPTDQPQFRLIQAMFEERSTFKDSIFYDISAWTLPRAFGLDMASVTKLPKGGLLGQRLDSVSFPVGKVTGDKTAYAYAFSWHGYYAPRALNTLLARKLVVKVATEPFSIGERKMDYGTIMVPVGVQTVPADTVFALMQQVAAANGLEVVGITTGLSAQGLKLGSVNFVTLKKPEIMLLAGPGVSPTDVGEAWHLLDQRFGMTPSLVAPESLDRVNLDRYTVIVASDGTYNGIPVAAREKLRAWVQRGNTLLAMGKGAKWLANNGLSATKFKASGPTPTAPETASGPAAPSPTAPATPALATAPGARDRAGAVPPAAPRTGALPQRPYVGMRNTASAQEITGAIFHARLDLTHPLGYGYDSPDVYLFRDHTVFMERSASPYANPLMYTAKPLASGFISKPNELKLRSTAAADVADVGAGRIISLVDNPNFRAFWYGTNKLFLNSVFFGQIIRANAAPATEE
- a CDS encoding efflux RND transporter periplasmic adaptor subunit; this encodes MNFHRLPLFLLLPALVACGAQDPAAGEDANGEEEAVKPRALVTVGTVQTDTLTDVLRLNAVSAFPAKDALRATTTGYVLPPAPVVGQQVRAGQTVFTIQTKESKVLHLDKLTGDPRLKFSGIIQIKTARNGVLASVDKLPGDYVQDGEQLGVTYDKSRFGFILDVPVTQLRFVHPGQACRILLPDGRALPGRVAEVLPTADVSTQTQRYTVRPIGPIPELPENLAVQIELNRTEPRRASTLPRTAVLTDETQTQFWVMRLLNDTTAVKVPVTVGTQDKDNIEIKAPSFSAKDKILLSGNFGLGDTAAVKVTR
- a CDS encoding TolC family protein produces the protein MSRGERWAQRGLALGSLWLLAGGAGAQVPGRATLTPQPAVAPAPASPRRLDDFLGIARQNSPLLRATANQVRQNSLDSLVRARQNGVQIGGIGSALYYPSVTNSKGESVLGYDNAVTNGGNYAALAQATKPILNRFQLQNDYRILASQGQVLRNTGRLTALDLRRSITDQFLTAYAAERQLTFSRSLLGQLRQQDAQLRKLVDAGIFKQTQYLTFYLSVRTQEVTVEQDRLAYRRELGTLRFLAGVADTALVALETPSPPSHRPLAGLTAPSQRQYTLDSLRLLLDRQAVDAAYRPKVNAVLDAGLQSSSYLPMALAHSVGFGGGLQLAVPIYDGHQRQLQYQRLELSEQSRRGYRQFLTVQRRQQYDQLEGLIRDSDALLARIREQVRVAEALVGAARQQLATGDVAILDYLNLVTSYRTLQFSLTQAEIDRLRSRFALDYLAE
- a CDS encoding DUF6799 domain-containing protein, which translates into the protein MSMRTLGAMGAACLMLALSLPGRAQQSRNNDGFLRRNGQMEVVRNGQPRPMTRDAHLPTGAVITKDGFIVSPDGQRTELRDGQGCDLRGRPVKVLTTASGTLALGAPVREAAPQATPEEPPTRSVLQAIFGERADDEDNDEDEGKGKYKVKKAKKHHGKGKGKGHGRWKGEDD
- a CDS encoding efflux RND transporter permease subunit, whose translation is MPRTSPFQAYKAPITVLLVLALALGTVAYRRINVALFPEVTFPKVKVIAENGLQPVDRMMVTVTKPMEDAMKRVPGLKLLRSTTSRGSCEISAYLDWSANVATSQTLIESRLNQIRADLPPTVQITVERMNPAILPVMGYTLEAPGKSALELRKLALYTIKPFLSQVDGVSSVQIQGGRTKEYQVQLLPDQMAALGLGPDEITKALTATNFVQSNGYLSDYRRLYLTVTDATILQKEDLENIVLRNDGRRIVRLTDVATVNLGEQQEYIRINANGSDAVLISILRQPDANVVLVSDGVRAKVAALRAGLPSGVKLAPYYDQADFVAEVVRSVQDALWIGLALALVVTALFLRSVKATLTILGAIPVALALTVAVLYFVLGYSFNIMTLGAIAAAIGLMIDDAVVMVEQLHRVREDHPYESAGEVVRRSVGHLLPALIGSSLSTIVIFLPFALLGGVAGAYFKVLATTMVVALLCSFFVAWLGLPVIYLLLSRKMKGEKAEAPDDIDADDAFNQVSGEGGAALSPKTDSNHHEIPWVRAVIRHPAYSIIGIVVLIGSMVLIIPRLATGFLPEMDEGAIVLDYHSPPGTGLEETDRMLRQAEKLIVKVPEVASYSRRTGTQMGFFITEPNSGDYLIRLKADRKRTTEEVISDIRQRVEATQPALTIDFGQVIGDMLGDLMSTVQPIEIKVFGPDAAKRYALSDQVTAVVEKVAGTADVFNGIVRMGPSVDVRPDPRRLAQFGLTATDFQTQLQTQLVGTTAGSVLEGEQLLNIRLRYPNAAQATLEQLRAEPVFLPNGQRRRVDELATVRVTPSEAELERENLQAMTAVTARLDNRDLGSAMSEIRQKLEKQVPLPPGYFIQYGGSYAEQQQSFQELLTILGSACLLVFAVGLFLFRDLKAAGLILLVAILGPAGGSLALFLTNTPLNVGSYTGLIMVVGIIGENAIFTFQQFNEARAEAPVEQAIGYAIAARLRPKLMTAFSAIAALLPLALGIGAGAQLHQPLAIAVIGGLLLALPLLLVVLPSLLRMAYRQKQQVPLVPAI